One segment of Corynebacterium caspium DSM 44850 DNA contains the following:
- a CDS encoding RNA-binding S4 domain-containing protein has protein sequence MSHDSGAPVRIDVWVWAVRLLKTRSEATAAVRAGHIKLNGNAVKPAAQVVPGDRVRVWAHHKEVEVEVTATLRKRVSAAVAKECYIDHTPEPLPREIFFAVPKRDRGSGRPTKKERRQLDELRGRSADLPLI, from the coding sequence ATTTCTCATGACTCCGGAGCCCCAGTGCGCATTGACGTCTGGGTATGGGCGGTGCGTTTGCTAAAAACTCGAAGTGAAGCCACTGCCGCAGTGCGCGCTGGGCATATTAAATTAAATGGTAATGCGGTTAAACCAGCAGCTCAGGTGGTACCCGGCGATAGGGTACGAGTTTGGGCACATCATAAGGAAGTTGAAGTGGAAGTAACCGCTACGCTTCGAAAAAGGGTTTCAGCGGCAGTGGCTAAAGAGTGCTATATAGACCACACTCCAGAACCATTGCCCCGAGAGATATTTTTCGCAGTCCCTAAGCGAGATCGAGGCAGTGGGCGTCCGACTAAAAAAGAGCGCCGACAACTAGATGAATTACGTGGTAGAAGCGCTGATCTACCCCTAATTTAG
- a CDS encoding TetR/AcrR family transcriptional regulator, whose product MNRVASSSGGNHGAKSAKTPRQPRINKPLDKEAIIDAALQILQTYGLGDMTMRRVAGQLNVAPGALYWHVKNKQSLLEAITRRILAGILESKADLSDATPLPTPEDLALKLRSEVLAVPDGAEIISTGISMSNLRKSILEIFQQSFSYHQGTTAEASELGALTLIHFCIGAISTEQAGNQLAEIGGEVITLDLEDYFLAGVRLIIKAVSTPPDTV is encoded by the coding sequence ATGAATAGAGTGGCGTCATCTTCTGGTGGAAATCACGGGGCAAAATCAGCTAAAACACCTAGGCAGCCTCGGATAAATAAGCCCCTCGATAAGGAAGCCATTATCGATGCAGCCTTGCAGATCCTGCAAACATACGGCCTTGGGGATATGACGATGCGTCGAGTAGCAGGTCAATTAAATGTCGCTCCAGGCGCCTTGTACTGGCATGTAAAAAATAAACAGTCCTTACTTGAGGCCATAACTCGCCGTATTTTGGCTGGAATCTTGGAATCCAAGGCTGATCTTTCCGACGCAACTCCACTGCCAACGCCCGAAGACCTAGCTCTAAAATTACGGTCAGAAGTATTAGCAGTACCAGATGGTGCAGAGATTATTAGCACCGGAATTTCCATGTCTAACCTGCGCAAATCCATTTTGGAAATCTTCCAACAAAGCTTTAGCTACCATCAAGGGACTACCGCTGAGGCTAGCGAATTAGGGGCTTTGACCTTAATACATTTTTGTATTGGAGCAATCAGTACAGAGCAGGCAGGCAATCAATTAGCTGAAATTGGTGGTGAAGTAATTACCCTAGACCTCGAAGACTATTTCCTTGCCGGTGTTCGACTGATTATTAAGGCAGTGTCCACCCCACCAGATACGGTGTGA
- a CDS encoding YigZ family protein: MDSYKLPVAGEVFEHELEIKRSRFIIFLSRVSDSQQAREFIDLVKAEYPDARHHCSAFIHHVENAQPVERFSDDGEPSGTAGKPMMEQLKGSGLLDIAAVVVRYFGGIKLGAGGLVHAYSNAVGETLPLVRTATRARKELYQVSLAHTEAGRVESEIRARNIVITDVHYGSEVNFTLATNPGTKENLADTLAALTAGRAKLHSAGEQWVEWDN, from the coding sequence ATGGATTCCTATAAGTTGCCTGTTGCTGGGGAAGTCTTTGAGCATGAGCTAGAAATCAAACGTTCGCGCTTTATTATTTTTCTCAGCCGGGTGAGTGATTCACAGCAGGCTCGAGAATTCATTGACCTAGTTAAAGCTGAGTATCCAGATGCCAGACATCATTGCAGTGCTTTTATTCATCATGTGGAAAATGCGCAGCCAGTGGAGCGTTTTTCAGATGATGGAGAGCCTTCTGGTACCGCCGGAAAACCTATGATGGAACAGCTTAAAGGCTCTGGACTATTAGATATTGCGGCAGTAGTAGTGCGGTATTTCGGCGGAATAAAACTGGGCGCTGGAGGCTTGGTACACGCATATTCCAATGCAGTGGGGGAAACTTTGCCTTTGGTTCGGACCGCAACTAGAGCCCGCAAAGAGCTCTATCAAGTTAGCTTGGCCCATACTGAAGCTGGCCGAGTGGAGTCAGAAATACGGGCCCGCAATATTGTAATTACCGATGTACATTATGGCTCCGAAGTAAATTTCACCTTAGCTACAAACCCCGGCACCAAAGAGAATTTGGCTGATACTTTAGCTGCACTTACTGCCGGTCGAGCTAAACTCCATTCCGCTGGAGAACAGTGGGTAGAGTGGGATAACTAG
- a CDS encoding GTP pyrophosphokinase has translation MSDKAIADLGNKYHEWLRKHPHCETDFANTIEDLLNDAGITFDRVQTRIKTWPSLKEKARKKNSDGTYVYPDPWNSIHDIIGIRVITYNSTEIPRAIEALSRSFTMLRSVDKAAETRVSGDFGYGSHHLILKVDEHTEGLEDYDREIAEVQIRTILQHAWAEFEHDIRYKRGTKDLDPQVDRAFTLAAGLIELADQQFDKIAALRSPEIAPADDVELIQETLPGILTILLGARYPLSRSDHYHWLFQLLNANGLTTVAELKELVDENDISRLRSKIEYRYKPGQVRIIDDLLLLRFGTEHIERTKKLGHSAERRAKRLKQRLRALGKESRKPLS, from the coding sequence ATGAGTGATAAGGCCATCGCGGATCTCGGTAATAAGTACCATGAATGGTTGCGCAAGCACCCACACTGTGAGACAGATTTTGCCAATACCATCGAAGACCTCTTAAATGATGCCGGTATTACCTTTGATAGGGTCCAAACTCGAATTAAAACTTGGCCTTCTTTGAAGGAGAAGGCTCGCAAGAAGAATTCGGATGGAACTTATGTTTATCCAGATCCGTGGAATAGCATTCATGACATCATTGGGATTCGAGTTATCACCTATAACTCCACTGAAATACCGCGAGCTATTGAGGCCTTATCCCGTTCATTTACGATGCTGCGTTCAGTAGATAAAGCGGCCGAAACTAGAGTATCCGGAGATTTTGGATACGGTTCGCACCACTTGATTCTCAAAGTCGACGAACATACCGAAGGGCTTGAGGATTACGACAGAGAAATCGCAGAAGTCCAAATTCGGACAATCTTGCAACACGCTTGGGCAGAATTTGAGCACGATATTCGCTATAAACGCGGGACTAAAGATCTAGACCCCCAGGTAGATAGAGCTTTTACGCTGGCAGCTGGATTAATTGAATTAGCAGATCAGCAATTCGATAAAATTGCGGCCCTGCGCAGCCCAGAAATCGCGCCTGCTGATGATGTGGAGTTAATCCAAGAAACCCTGCCCGGAATTTTGACTATTTTACTTGGCGCGCGCTATCCACTTTCGCGTTCTGATCACTACCACTGGTTATTCCAACTGCTTAATGCCAATGGCTTAACCACGGTGGCAGAATTAAAAGAACTTGTGGATGAAAATGATATTTCTAGGTTGCGTTCTAAGATTGAATATCGCTATAAGCCTGGACAAGTTCGCATCATTGATGACCTACTCCTTTTGCGATTTGGAACCGAACACATAGAACGCACCAAAAAGCTGGGACATAGCGCTGAACGCCGCGCTAAACGTCTCAAACAGCGCTTGCGCGCTTTAGGAAAAGAAAGCCGAAAGCCTCTTAGCTAA
- a CDS encoding exonuclease domain-containing protein — protein sequence MFVAYPAYGARLIFRSGVLHVDNSPLITALRGARETEIPLDSIKSFTFQAPGILNFGTLDILGSAGEILSTIKFAPTKKDQAQAFISALELALKNAATGSETEIAAQLPFPELSNLKDSIPGLNFVAFNIDTANSNRGSIYQIGVVKFIDGLEVDAKSWICQPPAGLEGFAPFNTETHGFTAADLVGKPKFIEILPEFLAFIGNLPLLAHNAAFDLGGLQEATLVSNTAAKLPKIEYGCTLLISRQRKHGGASNSLDAIATALSIDSLKDHDALADSRATGQILTTFARQDKFQGNLAEFFHSRGFELGVLEGEILSPVLATATPKPENKPESSKPAGKYHSWKAVSAPKELPTANPNADPNNPLFGQIVVLTGDFTPYQKEEIFAAIADYGGTPKKSVTLKTTILIVGAWESITGNEKKARKYQERGQNIAIWPAQRLYDLIGFTEHQLSNPVFSEQPPF from the coding sequence ATGTTCGTAGCTTATCCAGCCTATGGGGCCCGACTTATATTTCGCTCTGGAGTCCTACATGTAGATAATTCTCCGCTAATAACGGCGCTGCGCGGTGCTCGGGAAACCGAAATTCCGCTGGATAGCATTAAGTCTTTCACTTTTCAGGCCCCCGGCATTTTAAACTTCGGAACCTTAGATATTTTAGGATCTGCAGGAGAAATCCTTAGCACTATTAAATTTGCTCCAACTAAAAAGGACCAGGCCCAAGCCTTTATTTCAGCGCTGGAATTAGCCCTGAAAAATGCCGCTACAGGCTCAGAAACAGAAATTGCTGCGCAGCTTCCTTTTCCAGAATTAAGCAATCTTAAAGATTCGATACCCGGATTGAATTTTGTGGCCTTTAATATCGACACTGCGAATTCGAACCGGGGTTCTATCTACCAAATCGGAGTGGTGAAATTCATCGATGGTTTGGAAGTTGACGCCAAAAGCTGGATATGCCAACCGCCAGCGGGTTTGGAGGGTTTTGCGCCTTTCAATACTGAAACCCACGGTTTTACTGCAGCTGACCTAGTTGGCAAACCAAAATTCATAGAGATTCTTCCAGAATTTCTCGCTTTTATTGGCAATCTTCCACTGCTGGCACATAATGCAGCTTTCGATCTCGGCGGTTTACAAGAAGCCACCCTAGTTTCAAATACCGCGGCGAAATTGCCAAAAATTGAATATGGCTGCACTTTATTAATTTCGCGACAGCGCAAGCACGGCGGCGCTAGCAATTCCCTAGATGCCATTGCTACAGCTCTAAGCATTGACAGCTTGAAGGATCACGATGCGCTTGCGGATTCTCGGGCTACTGGCCAGATTCTAACCACCTTTGCCCGCCAAGATAAGTTCCAAGGCAACTTGGCAGAGTTTTTCCATAGTCGTGGTTTTGAGCTGGGGGTTTTAGAAGGAGAAATACTTAGTCCAGTTCTTGCTACAGCTACTCCTAAACCAGAAAATAAACCCGAAAGCTCAAAGCCTGCTGGTAAATATCACAGCTGGAAAGCAGTATCTGCACCTAAAGAACTTCCCACGGCTAATCCAAATGCAGATCCAAATAACCCACTATTTGGACAAATTGTGGTCCTTACTGGGGATTTCACTCCTTATCAAAAAGAGGAAATCTTTGCAGCTATCGCAGACTATGGGGGAACTCCTAAAAAATCAGTAACCTTAAAGACCACAATATTGATTGTGGGTGCTTGGGAATCAATTACCGGCAATGAGAAAAAAGCCCGCAAATATCAAGAGCGAGGTCAAAATATTGCTATCTGGCCAGCTCAAAGACTCTACGATCTAATAGGTTTTACTGAGCATCAACTTAGCAATCCGGTGTTCTCAGAGCAGCCACCTTTTTAA